Within the Lacerta agilis isolate rLacAgi1 chromosome Z, rLacAgi1.pri, whole genome shotgun sequence genome, the region aataatctgatataccatatatattttttaagaaatgatttataaaatatttgaaccccttatcttaaaatgttttattcatcatgttaaaataaaacattccataatctattttttcaatttttttggaaaacaaaaacaaaaaaggcttcaggaaaaaaatggaaaaaaacacgTTCTCCTCCCCCGAATTTTTCCGGGGTTtttcccgggccttcacatctctggTCTCCAATAGtatgacttcacccctggagatgCCATCCATTGTATTTTGAGAAAGATGGGAGGCCAATAACAAGTGTTCCTAAAAACCACTTGAGCTAAAAGCCACTTCTGCAGTTTTCCATCCTGCTTACTTTCTTACCAGAAGCTCCCCCATTCCCCAAGAGGAAGTCAGCAAGGGCGCAGGGCCTTATTGGTTGTGGCTTCTCAGCTGTGGAATGTTCCTCCCCAGTGAGGTCTGCCTGTGACCATCATTAACATTTTTGCGTCAGGTGAAAACTTCTCTCTCCTAGAAATTTGCAGGATTCGGATTATTTTGTTGTCTGTTGATTGtacattttttgctgctgttttatatttatatttatatttgacaCTATTAAAAATTATGCAAGTTCACTTGGAGGCTCATGTGATAAGTGACTAATACACTGAAGTAGTatgattatcatcatcaccatcataggAAATAGTTAATAGAAAAAAATATCAGTAAgggcttgtatccaatgctagtcctactctgagtagacccatttaaaacAATGCGCATGgctaacttagatccattaatttcagtgggtctatgctGGATGATCTTAGTTGGATATAACCCAGTATTTAGCAGGAGAGAACATTGATTTTCTGTCTGCCTGTAACAACTAGCCAAGACTTAAGAGCTGCCTGAACCCCTGTTCAACACCTATTATTGGGGGAATGGCAGTGATCCACACCTATTCTTCTCCCCACTGCATGGGTTGTGCAGAGGGAAGCTGCAGGTTCTTGAATATTAGGAGGTGGCTGTGTTAAACTGCCAACTAGCAATTTTATTGATTAGTGagataggttccccccccccccgcctgaagCTTGAGAAAAGCTAGTTATGAGAGTTGAAATTTAGTATAAATGTGTGCTTCCATTAACTCATCCCCGGTGCCCCCTTGCCTATAAAAAGCAAACAGTTTgcacgacccactaaggaagataataacacaacaAAACAGTATATTCCTCATACCTTAAGAGGAACATACCGGCATTTGTAGTGAGGGTGTAGTTATGTACGCAAGTTCTGGAAGCAGGTTGTAATGGAGATCAGTATTAATGTTGGCACACAGGTCACATTGGATGCTAAGCTTTAGTCGTTTTTGATGCTGCCAAGGCTGACCTTATTTGTCAACAAATAATTCTGTATCTGTTGGTTGCCACTCATCTAGTGATCTAGTAGGAGGACACATACTGTTTATTCTACGGATGTATGGTTTTAAGAAGTCACTGCCATTTCTGAAAACTGACTCATTAAATACATGCCGCCAAGGGTGATGCAGACGCCTCCGACTTTGCTTCTGCTTGGGGGGCCATTTGTGATTTATATAACCAAATCTAATATAACAGTTGGCATATTCCCACTAAATAGGAATTGGTTTGGCAAAATTAATGAATATTCAATATGTTTGCTAGAAATATGAACCTTACATTCCACTATGGAATATATtttacatctttctttctttctttctttctttctttctttctttctttctttctttctttctttctttctttcttagcttTCTGTGATTACTAGTTTATTATCTTGTAATTTCATTCTTCCTGGTTTCATGGCAGTTTTTAACTACAGGTAGGGTGAATCTACATAATCAGCAGCCCTTTGCAACTTTCTTATCTATTAGGGCTGCTTGCTTTTAAGAAAAGAGCTGCTGCTGCGATACTTTGTAtgtataaaatcacagaattgtagagttggaagagacccccaagggtcatctagtccaatcccctccaatgcaggaacctcaactagatCAAACATgacaatggccatccaacctctgcttaaaaacctccaatgaaggagagtccaccaccttccaagggtgtCCATTGTACTGTCAAACAGcatttactgtcagaaagttattgcTCATGGTTAGTTtttatctcctttattgtaacttgaatccattggttcaagtcctatcctccagagcaggagaaaacaagcttgcttcatcctccatgtgacagcccctgagatatttgaagatggctatcatgtctcttctcagtctcctcttttctaaacATACCCgcctccttcaactgttcctcataaggcttgatttccaggtccttgatcatcttggttgccctcctctgcacactttccagcttgtcaatatccttcttaaattgtgacgcccagaactggacacagtatttattccaggtgtagtctgaccaaggcCAGTACTATGGCTTCCCTTCATCTGGACActagatttctgttgatgcagcctagagtagctttcactttttttgctgctgcatcacactgttgactcatgttcagcttgtggtctaataagaccccagatccttttcacatatactactgGCAAGTCAGGTGTATGTgataatttatatgtatatattttacttCTATTAATGCTTAAtggtttaaataattttttaaaatgcaaaaactaCCCCCACCAAAAAACTGCACAAAACCGAATTAAAACcatttaattcaacaaaattaatGAATTTGATCCACTGAtaccagttttttttaattgaaatttttattgcatagttttgACTTTGccacaaaagaaaaagcaaattgacaagtaacaaataaaaacagatatCTCATCCGACAGTTTGCCAAAACCTTTACAAAGATTGAATAAAATTACATACAATAATATTTTGGTTGTTTGTGTCTTGCTTTCGCAACTCTAGACGGATTACATTATACATAAACtaagaataaataaaagtaagaaaaggaaaagaaaaaagaaaagaggggaaaaaaccacaaGATATTCTGTTTAATCTTCACACACACTATTTCTAAATCCTCTGAAccgacttcctgacaaatccctttgcttccACTGATACCAGCTTTTTAACATGTGATAGTCCTTTTCACTCTGCTAagtaatcccactgccccccaCCAGTGGGCAGtattgcccactttgggaaccactggtttacaCCTTAAAAAGTTTGGCCCTTTCATTGCCAAGATACTCCTGGAATATCACATTAGGTCATACACTTGATATGTTTCTCTTAAACTGTAGGGAGGGCCAGAGATCAGATTCCTAGCAGTCTTAATATTGTGTATAAAGTTGTTGCtcctaataataattattaaaatgcaataatatattaaacattaaaagcttccctaaacagggctgccttcatatgtgtGTTCAACGTGAATGTGGGTGCAACACATTGCATTCGGGCTGGAGGGCATCATCCCCCAGTCAATCGCCACTCTTAGGTCTTCACTGTTTCCCCAATGCCTCCTTCTGAGAAGTAGCAGCTGAGCTAGACGGGCCAGTCTCAAAGCCCTTCCCCCTTTCCGTGTCTGGCTGCTCTCCAACCTAtgggtaggcaaaataaggcctgggggcaggatccggcccaatcgccttctaaatctggccgcggatggtccgggaatcagcatgtttttacatgactaaaAACAtgaggcagctctgtttagggaagtttttaatgcgtgacatttttaatctttgttggaagctgcccagagtggctggggaaacccagccagatgggtggagtacaaataataaatttattattattattattattagtcaaatgtgtgcttttatttaaaatgcatctctggggcataggaatttgttcatacagtggtacttcaggttaagaacttaatttgttctggtggtccattcttaacctgaagctgttcttaacctgaagtatcactttagttaatggggcctcccgctgacagcgtcacacaatttctgttctcattctgaagcaaagttattaacctaaggtactatttctgggttagcggagtctgtaacctgaagcttctgtaaccagaggtaccactgtatttcccccccataatatagtccagcccccaacaaggtctgagggacagtggaccggccccttgatgaaaaaatttgctgacccctgttccaaCCTGCTCTGCTCTCAATCATCCAGTGGCAGCAGGGAGGTTAGTTTCCTGACCTCCCACCAGAGAGAGAAGATGGTCCTGCTTCACATTTCGGTGTTAAGTTGGCTGGGAGAGGTAAAGATTGGTGATGGTCTGCCCATGTTGGACGCTTGAGTTTCTGCTTCTGTTCAGTGGCTGCTGCCTTTCTTCACTGCTTCTTCAATCCGAGGTCTCAGCGCCGACAGAGAGATGAGAATTGCTTCCTAGAAAGGGAACCCCAAAAAGAAATTTATGGCCACTGTATGGGTGCAGGAGGCCACCATAAGGAACAAAGAAAGAGCCTGGCTGTTGGATTGGGCACCtatcagcatcctcttctcacagagtCCAGCCAGATGCTccaatgagaagcctgcaagcaggacctgagcacagcagcagcaacaactcttccccccttgtgatttccagcatatTCCCTCTGACAATGAAGGGAGAACATAGTCACTATGGCTAGTAACAATTAGTCTCCATGAACTGGcctcatccttttttttttttttaaaaaaaagaaaacctcaccTCGGTCCTGATGGTGCGGCTGCCCTGCCCCGGACAGGTGTTCAAATAAAAGTCAAACAAGGTGCTTGGATCTGTGACCTCCAGGTTCAGGTCCATGTCCACGCTTGCCTCCAGGCCTTGCAAGCCTCCGAAAACTATCAAAGCATGTCTGCGAGGCAGAAGAAATGGTAAAGCAGGTTTACGGGATGTAGAGAGACGATTCTAGTCCCCATAAAACCTGGTAGGATTGTAAAGGTGTACCTGAAAGGAGGCAGAGTTGCCTGGTCTACGGAGGCCCCTCGCTCAGAGGTTCCAATGGAGAGGTCGTAGCCTTCTTTATATGGGGACTCAGCAAACACAGCACCTGACCAGCAGAAGACAAATGTTAGGCAATGCACTTAAGCCATGGATGGGgaaaacctgtggttctccaaattgtttttattaaatttataaaccacttaatgcTACTTAAATTTATAAATCACTTAATGGCTTCTAAGCAATTTTAGCCTAAGATCATACATTTCCCCTACGAATGCTGGGAACTGTCATCTACGGtagtttatttcataaaatttatacaccacttaattgtaaataaaatttaaaaaaattatcaactTCTCTTTAAGGATAAATGGatataaatctgacatcaggaatcacaagacagagaaaccagtaggagaacacttcaatctcccaggacatatAAGAATTCAAAGTACCggtagctgtcttattaaaaaggaatttcagaaatagactggaaagagaagttgctgaattgcaacttattaccaaacttaaaaccatggagagacctggtctgaatagagacattggattcttatctcattatacatgataaagctatttttagccatctcaccccttgctttttcctgtaagaccaattgcagtcgttaacagtcgtcaacaggtttaccacacctatcagccaatcacccaatcccaccactcttctgcgtaatacccctccccactctctcactatataaaagggtctggtgacttctgtttcagtgtatctgaacaagtgtgcatccacacaaaagctcataccaagaacaaacttagttgatctctaaggtgctactggaaggatttttttttattttgtttcgactatggcagactaacatggctacctacctgtaacttaattgtaaataataataagaaacctCAATGTAGTTTACAAAAAATATGATAAAAGAAAATCATCAATAAGAAGAGCAATAATTCCAGgctttcagaaaataaaaatatcaatggacataaaacagattaaaactcccactaactttctaagcatctgggtacaCTTGTCTAAgtaaaaatgcttttagcaggcaatGAAAAGAGTGCAATGATGCTGCATGCCTGATTTCAATAGGgcgttccaaagggtaggtgatGCCACACTTAAATATCATTTTTTACAGCTGCAGAGCAGGTATAATGTGGGACCTGTAATAGTGCCTGTTCCCCCAATCAAAGCTGCTCAGTGGGCATAATGAGGTAAGGCAATCTTAAGTATATAAAGCCAGTTGTTAAAGGCTTTATATACTTAATTGTAACAGTTTGTTATGgggtctttttaaaaagtaggcaTGTACACTTACTCAGACAGGATGCCAAGCGGACGCTGTAGCCCCAGTAGAGCCCAGAAGCAGTTCGGGGCTGGTGCGATGAAACGACCACCCCCTTCTGTGTTTTGCTCTCTAGGGAAGAAAGTGGGCGGTTAACAGGGCTGACTGACCCACAAGAACCCAAGTTTTTGTTGGGCTGCAAATGGGCAGTCTGCCTCCCATAGCTGCACGGGAAAAGGAGAGGGGTGCTTGCAAATTATGACTTAAACTTCTCACGACTCTTGAAATCGTGAAGCCCAGgggaatgttatgaaaatgagaTTCTGCTCCCCCACATCCTTGTCTGGGACAAATTTGAACAACCTGAGTGCAGTGGTAAGAGATGGGGCTAGCCCATTCAGCATTTGGGCCAAGGTGTGGGGTCAATTACGTTACCTGGGTTTTGCTGTGGGTTGAGATGCACTGTGACACGAAGGCCTGCCTCCAGCTGCTTATCGATTTGTACCTCCTGTAGGAAGAGAACATTGGCTTGGGATGCGGCGGATCTCAGGCCTGCCGAATGCACAGCCAGGCAAGGCTGCAATATAAGCTACAGGGGTCAGCTAAGGTAACAACaaagtgtagtggttagggtgtcagactaggaccaggTAGACCAGGGCTCAAAGCCCCACTGGGCCATTAAGtgcactgggtggccttgggtgggtcactgccccacctcacagggctgttgtgggatTAAATGGGAACCATaatctccttggagaaaaaggtgggatagaaatgcaacaaataaataaatatgagtaGCTACAGTTTCACATCTATTGCTCTGTCCCTTTTTGGTCTTtggccacatccctcactggcaagtgccccccccctcccggcaGTTATCCTTGATGGAATGCAGCCCTAGGGCTGGGAAAGGTCCCCCGTCTCCCCCTGATCAGCAGGGACATTCTGCTTGCCTCTGCGGACCTCACTCGCTCCATCAAGGATGGAGATTAGTTAAGGATCATGGAGGGGTAAAAGTAGGACCCCTTTAAGGTGCACCAGCGGGACAGGTGAGGGTTTACCTTTTGCATTCCACAGTTCACAAAGGATCCCCGGCCAGGCTTGGTGGGCCGTGACAAAACCACTCCTTCCCGATACTCCGATTCCTCACCTATCCGCACGTGGTGAGGGCTGTCTAAGGGGTTTAAGAGCCCTGAAACAACATGTCGAAGGTGAGTAATATGGAGTCATCCCCACCCTCACATGCAAAACAAACTAACACTGCTTTTCAATGTGCCAGAGTACATGTGCACATGTGCGCTGTCCCTACCCactaaaaagcaacaacccaagaCAGGGCTAATTAATTACTCCTGAGGTTCAGCCCACATTGTTCACCTTCTGGCATCCACTGGAGACCAAACAATTCCACTAAGTCTTTCGGGGGGTGGGTGCTGATATACTCAGCTACTGATttattacagggaaccagtcaaTTTAGTGTAAAGTTTGTGTGctcttatttaattttttgagGGACCTTATTGAGTGTATAATATTCGTTTATCTGACTGTGACCTGACCTGAGACTGTTTGGCTGGAAAAATGTCAACTCTGATGCTGCCTTTTCATTAGGAGgaatgagttggggggggggcgatgtcTGGTTTCTGACATTGTGACATATCACTGGCTAAACACTGAGATATACCAGTATCTAATGATGCCACTATGTAGAGGTGAGACAAAcagagaaagaagggggaaagtaaGGAAGGAGGATTAAACAACAGGgcaaggtttattattattattattattaacaacaactcagaagtaaataaccCCAGTTTATTTTTCCATGGGACTAGCAGTGACTTTTCCATGGGACTAGCAGTGACTTTTCCATGGGactagctggaccataaagaaggctgatcgccgaagaattgatgcttttgaattatggtgctggaggagactcttgagagtcccatggacagcaagaagatcaaacctatccattctcaaagaaatcagccctgagtgctcactagaaggacagatcctgacgttgaggctccagtactttggccacctcatgagaagagaagaccccctagaaaagaccctgatgttgggaaagatggagggcacaaggagaaggggacgacagaggatgaggtggttggacagtgttctcgaagctactaacatgagtttggccaaactgcgagaggcagtgaaggataggcgtgcctggcgtgctctggtccatggggtcacgaagagtcggacacgactgaacgactgaacaacaaaacaacaaaagcagTGACTTCAAAAGTCAGGCTTGGGCAGCAACAtggggggtgggtttttttaaggagGTGGAGCCGAGAGGGCTTCCTGCTCTCGCGAGGGCCCTGGCAACCCTTAGGTGTGAGGAGGCAGCTCTGCCAGCAGAGAGAGTCCAAAGTAGGAGAAAGGCAGGGGAAAGGGGCTCCCAGCAAGAAGCCTAGAGGCGCTTTGACAGGCGTCTCCCTCAACCACCTACCAGCCTGGGTCTGCACTTAAAACAAGAAGCTCATGGCGTCTACATTACTGAGGAAAGTTCCCAGGTAGGAATCTTTCTTCAGCACCTGCTCTTGTGGTTCACTGCCCCCTATAAGAGGCAGTGGATTGCTGGGGAGGCAGAGCAACAGGGCAGCAGGAAGCATGAGCTTCACGGGTTTCCCCACAGCATGattcaaatattatgaaactgttttggaaagtggttttggATGATGTATCGATacatacattgtgtgtgtgtgtgtgtgtgtgtgtgtgtagaaatgagcCTACTATGCAGAGGGTAAAATTTGCATTAGTTGTTCTGCCTGCCTTTGCCTCCAGCTCTGTCTGCCCCTGGAATATGGCCCCCAGAATGTTGCccagaggggaatgtggccctcccaTTGCTCTAGGCCTTACCTGCAAACTGGAGGTCCTGGTGTTTGGGGAAAAAAGACTTCCTAAGGTACCTGTCCAATAGAGGAAAAGAAATGCTTTTAGAAGGGCaaatgagaagcagcagcttccaatattcagctGCAATAATGCTCAAATTATCCAGTGAcgataaaacaaaacacagcagccaACAGAAAAATCAAGCCAGCTAGACCTAAGGCCCCCAAACAGAAGTGGAGTGCACTAGTGAGATAGATATAAATGGGGCGAAGGGCCACAATCTCCCCTTCATCCCATGAAGGACCTGCTGAGAGACATACAAGCCTGTCTAATCCCTGGGGCATTATagttctctcccacccctacccccagcAAATTCCAGTCCTTGACAATAAATATTGAGGAGGCGTCGGTAGCGTAAAAGCCATTAAAGGCGCTTTCCCAAGTTTTTGCAGAATGACTTAC harbors:
- the SPOUT1 gene encoding putative methyltransferase C9orf114 homolog isoform X1 — encoded protein: MAEKSQAKRLREGEDRKMDWRKWKQEKKEEKKKWKELKLLRKLDKKMMQEVAEKQKEEAKPIEDKGRNYTVSVALPGSILSNAQSAELRTYLAGQIARACVIFCVDEIVVFDEQGEDSKTVEGEFEGVKKRGQACVQLARILQYLECPQYLRKSFFPKHQDLQFAGLLNPLDSPHHVRIGEESEYREGVVLSRPTKPGRGSFVNCGMQKEVQIDKQLEAGLRVTVHLNPQQNPESKTQKGVVVSSHQPRTASGLYWGYSVRLASCLSAVFAESPYKEGYDLSIGTSERGASVDQATLPPFRHALIVFGGLQGLEASVDMDLNLEVTDPSTLFDFYLNTCPGQGSRTIRTEEAILISLSALRPRIEEAVKKGSSH
- the SPOUT1 gene encoding putative methyltransferase C9orf114 homolog isoform X2, yielding MDWRKWKQEKKEEKKKWKELKLLRKLDKKMMQEVAEKQKEEAKPIEDKGRNYTVSVALPGSILSNAQSAELRTYLAGQIARACVIFCVDEIVVFDEQGEDSKTVEGEFEGVKKRGQACVQLARILQYLECPQYLRKSFFPKHQDLQFAGLLNPLDSPHHVRIGEESEYREGVVLSRPTKPGRGSFVNCGMQKEVQIDKQLEAGLRVTVHLNPQQNPESKTQKGVVVSSHQPRTASGLYWGYSVRLASCLSAVFAESPYKEGYDLSIGTSERGASVDQATLPPFRHALIVFGGLQGLEASVDMDLNLEVTDPSTLFDFYLNTCPGQGSRTIRTEEAILISLSALRPRIEEAVKKGSSH